Genomic segment of Buchnera aphidicola (Aphis nerii):
TTATCAATTCCAGAAAAAACTTTTGCTTTTCCTATAGAAATAGGAAGTACTAATCTCATTTCACCTGAAATAACTTTTTTATCACGCATCATATATGGTAAATATGAAACTGCAGACATATTTTTTGGACCTTTAATAGGTAATCCAACTTTTTTTAATAAAGTAATTATTCTTTTATAATCAATTTTCTTTAAATAACCAAGCAACTCTGATGTACGAGATGCCATAACCATACCTACCGATATTGCTTCACCATGTAACCAACTACCATAACCAGCATGTGCTTCAATAGCATGACCATATGTATGACCAAAATTCAACAATGCTCTAAAATTTTTTTCTCGTTCGTCAAGAGAAATAATTTTCGATTTTAATTCACAACATTTTCTAATACAGAATGACATAGATTTTTGATCTAATAACAATATTTTTTCAATATTTTCTTCTAACCAATTAAAAAATATTTCATCAAAAATAATAGCATACTTAATAATTTCAGATATTCCTGAAATCAATTCGTTATGAGGTAATGTTTTCAAAAAGTTAATATCTATAATAACTGAAGAAGGTTGCCAAAAGGAACCTATCATATTTTTACCTAATAAATGATTTACGCCTGTTTTACCTCCAACAGAAGCATCTACTTGTGATAAAAGAGTAGTCGGTATTTGAATAAAACGAATACCTCTTTGATAAATAGATGCTGCAAAACCAGTTATATCACCTATTACACCTCCACCTAATGCAATTAATGTAGTATCACGAGAATGTTTTTTTTCAAGTAATGCAGAAATTATCATTTCTATTTCATTCAATGTTTTAAATTGTTCGCCGTCTGAAATAATTACTTGATCTATTTTTATTCCTGATTTTCTTAATTGAAAAAATACTTTGTCTTTTAAAAGATTAGCTAATGTTTTATTTGTTACTAACATAGCTTGATTGCCTGGTTTTAAAGGAAAGAAAATATCATCATTTTCAATGATACCAGATCCAATAGTAATTGGATAACTACGTTCACCTAAAATAACTTTTAATAATTCCATGATTATTACACTCTAAAAAGATATTATAAATATTTATTAATGCTATATTTTTTCTAACAAACGAATTATATTATATGCAACAGACTTAGCGCTTTGAGTATCAGTATGAATTTTTAAATCAGCAATTTCTTCATATAATGGGTTTCTTTCAAAAGCTAACTTTTCTAATATAATTCTATTTGATATATTTGTTTGCAGTAATGGTCTTTTTTTATCTCTTTTCGTTCTTGATAACTGTTTTTCAATTGTTGTTTCTAAATATATAACAATACCGCGAGCAGATAATATATTTCTAGTTTCTTTAAATTTGACTGATCCTCCACCAGTAGCAAGAATAATTCCTTGTTTTTGTGTAATTTCATTAATGACTTTAACTTCTCTTTCTCGAAAACCATTTTCACCTTCAACATCAAACACCCAACTTATACTAGCACCAGTGCGTTTTTCGATTTCTTGATCAGAATCAAAAAATTCCATATTAAGTTGTTGAGATAATTGACGACCAATGGTACTTTTTCCAGCACCCATAGGTCCAATTAAAAAGATATTTCTTTTTTCTGCCATATTTTTATTACTAAAATAATTCGTTAAAACCACTCATGCTGAACATATTAATATTAGCAAGAGATGACACGTTAAAAATAGAATAATTAAATTTGAATTATATTATTTTTAATTTTTTAATTAATAAAAAATATTTAATAAATATTCTAAATTAACGTAGCTAGAGTATTTGCAAAAACAATATTATAAATATTTTGTAATTTTTATAAATATTTCATAAATTAATTCATCCTTATATTTAATAAATCATTTTCAAAATAACATATTTAAAACAAACATTTTAAAAAATCTAAGAATAAATATATATTCTATCAGAGTAAAGATGACTTGTTCTATATTTCTTTATAATTTTATGATAAATATTTTATAAATTAAAAACTTGACGTTATTTATTTTTTCAGATCTAATATAACAAATATATTTTCAAGTATTTAAAAAATTATTTAAAAGGTGAGGTGTCCGAGAGGCTGAAGGAACACGCCTGGAAAGCGTGTATATGGAAACGTATCAAGGGTTCGAATCCCTTTCTCACCAAAAAAATCTAAACCAATAAAGCAGTTTCTAAAGATAAAATAATCATATCATTAAAACTAGATTCTCTATCTTTTGAAGAAACAGACTCTTTTTTAGAAATATGATCAGACACTGTACACATAGATAACGATTGTACTTTAAATTCAGATGAAACAGCGTATATTCCTGCTGTCTCCATATCAATTCCGATAATATTATACTTATTTAAAATACTTAACATTTTTGAATCAGTATCAAATGAATCAGTAGTAAAAAAATTACCAATATGAATTTTTAAATTCATTTTTTTTGAAGCTATAAATACATTATAAGCCATATTAAAATCCGCAATAGCTGCATAATCGTGACTATTAAATCGTATTCTATTAAATTTTGAATCTGTAGAAGCGCCTAATGCAATAGCAATATCACGTAATTTTATATCATCTCGTACAGCACCACAAGTTCCTATTCGAATAATTTTTTTAACATTATATTCTGTTATTAATTCTCGCACATAAAGAGCAGCAGATGGTATTCCTATTCCATGACTCATAACAGAAATTTTTTTATTTTTATAATATCCTGTATAAGCTAACATTAATCGTGTTTTATTGATTTGTTTAAAATTATTTAAATAATTTTCAGCAATATATTTTGCTCGTACAGGATCACCAGGCATTAAAACTATATCTGAAAAATCGTTTTTTTTACTGTTAATATGGAAAGTAGACACTTGTTTTTTCCTTATTTTTAAAATAAATACTTTTAAAACATATCTTTACCATATTTCATTTCTGACAAAGAAAAATATTTTGCAATTGTTTGTCCTATATCAGCAAATGTTTTTCTATGGCCTAAAAATTTTGATTTTTTACTAGGAGAATAGATGAGTATAGGGATATTTTCTCTAGTGTGATCGGTTCCGATCCATGTAGGGTCACATCCATGATCTGCGGTAATAATAAGTAGATCTTTTTCTCGAATTAAATTAAGTACATTGGGTAGTTGTTTATCAAAAAATTCTAAACCCTTTGCATATCCAAAAACATCACGTCGATGCCCCCAAATAGAATCAAAATCGACAAAATTAGTAAATATTATAGTGTTATTTTTTGCTAATTTTATTTCTTGAATAGTTGTATTAAATAACTCTTTTAATCCAAATGATTTTATAGTTTTAGTAATTCCGACACCTGCATAGATATCTGAAACTTTTCCTACTGCAATTACTTTGCCTTGTTTTTCATTTATTAATTTTTCCATGACAGTTGTAGAAGTTGGTCTTAGTGATAAATCCAATCTATTTTTTGTTCTATGGAAATTTAATTTATTATTTCCAATAAAGGGTCTTGCAATAACTCGTGCAATTTTGTATTTATTTTTATTTAATATAGTACGTATAATATGACATAATTTATAAAGATTAGACAAACCAAATATATGTTCATGACATGCTACTTGAAAAACAGAATCGGATGATGTATAAAAAATTGGTTTTCCTGTTCTGATATGTTCTTCACCTAATCTCATAATTATTTCTGTTCCGGATGCATGACAGTCACCAAGAATACCAGGTAATTTAAAATTTTTAATAATTTTATCTATTAAAATATTTGGAAATGAATTATGAACTTTTTTAAAATAATGCCAATCATCTAAAACTGGAACTCCAGCTATTTCCCAATGACCAGAAGTAGTGTCTTTTCCTGAAGAAATTTCACTAGCAAAACCATAACTAGCAATAATCTTATTTGGTGTATATTTATCATTATCAAAACCTATTGGATATTTATTTGTTGAAGCTTTATACGCTTCAAATATTCCTAGTTTTTCTAAATTAGGAATTTTTAAATATCCCCCTTGTCCATTATTTGATTTTCCTAAAAAACATTGTTCTGCTATATGTCCAAATGTATCTGCACCATGATCATTGAATTTATCAGCATCAATACTAGATCCAATTCCAAAAGAATCTAAAACCATCAAAAAAACACGTTTCATTTTTAAATACCTAAAAATAAATTAAAATATATTTATATTTACTGTTCTCTTGTTTTATTAAAATTAATATCAACATATCGAGAAGTAATAATATTTAAGTTTGCTTGATTAGGTGCTAAATATGTTAAATTATTTAAATTATCTAACGCTAAATAAGATCTATTTTCATTTAAAAACATATCAATGCTATTTTTATTGCTTGATGTAACCCATCGAGCGAGTATAATATTAACTTTTTCATATATTGCATCTATTTTATACTCTATTTTTAATCTTTGAATAACTACATCAAACTGTAAAATACCAATCGCCCCTAAAATTAAATGGTTATTATTAATAGGATAAAAAACTTGTATTGCACCTTCCTCTGATAATTGCATTAAACCTTTTCTTAACTGTTTTTGTTGCAAAGGATTTTTTAAGAAAATACGACGAAATATTTCTGGTGCAAAACTAGGAATACCAATAAAGTTAATATCTTCTCCTTCTGTAAAAGAATCTCCAATTTTTATTGTGCCATGGTTATGTATTCCAATTATATCTCCAGGATATGCTGTTTTTATAGAAAACCTATCACCTGCTATAAAATAAAATGCATCAGAAATAATAATATTTTTCTTTATTCTTACATGTTTTAATTTAATACCTTTTCTATATTTTCCAGATACAATTCTAATAAAGGCTATACGATCATGATGTTTTAAATCCATATTAGCTTGAATTTTAAATACAAAACCTGTAAAATTTTTTTCTTCCGGTTGTACTGTTCGTTTATTACTATTCCGATAAATGGGAGAAGGTGCCCATTTTATTAAACTTTCTAATACATGATTAACGCCAAAGTTAGCTAATGCGCTACCAAAAAAAATAGGTGTAATAATACTTTTTAAAAAATCTCTTTTATTAAAATCCGAATATATGGAACTAATTAATTTTAATTCTTCATAAATTTGTATACTTAAATCTGAACCAATATTTTTTTTTAATAAAGATTTATTTAAATAATTAAAATTATTTTTAAAAACATGATTTTTTTTTAATTTGTCATATAAATAAATTAATTTTTTATCTAGATGAAAAACACCTTTAAAATTTCTACCACAACTAATCGGCCAAGTAATAGGAATACAAGATAATTTTAATTCTTTTTCAATTTGATCTAAAATTTCTATTGGTTCTAGGCTATCACGATCTAACTTATTAATAAATGTAATAATAGGAGTATTATGTAATCGACTTACATCCATTAATTTTTTTGTTCGTTCTTCAATACCTTTTGATGCATCAATGACTAATAAGCAACAATCTACTGCAGTAAGAATACGATATGTATCTTCAGAAAAATCTTGATGACCTGGGGTGTCTAATAAATTAATTAAAATATTTTTGTATTCGAACTGCATCACAGATGTTGTAATAGAAATCCCTCTATCTTGTTCAATTTTCATCCAATCTGATTTAGCATATTTTCCACTTCCTCTTGCTTTTACTGTGCCAGAAATACGTAGTACTTTCCCTAAAAGTAACATTTTTTCTGTAATAGTTGTTTTACCTGCATCAGGATGAGAAATAATAGCAAAAGTACGTCTTTTTTTAATTTCTGATTGATGATTTGAATTACACATATATACTCTAATTGAAAGATTTTATTCTTATAAAAAATTTTATCAAAAATAATCTATTAAAAAACATATTTATTGAAATTATATATTTTAAAAAATTGAAAAATATTTTTAAAATAAATGAATGGGTACAAATTCAATTATATGTAATAATAAAAATATTTATAATTAAATTATAAATAAGAACAGAGTTACTGTAATGAAAAAAAAAATTATATATATTGCATATACAGGCGGAACTATTGGAATGAAAAAATCACATAATGGATATATTCCTATAGCTGGTTATTTTCAAAAACAATTAATGAAAATGACAGAATTTCACAATTCAGAAATTCCAAATTTTGTTATTAAAGAATATAACCCACTAATTGATTCTTCTAATATGAGTCCAATAGAATGGCAAAAAATTGCAGATGATATTAAAAAAAATTATTATAAATATGATGGATTTATTATTTTACATGGAACAGATACCATGTCCTATACTGCTTCAGCATTATCTTTTATTTTAGAAAATTTAAAAAAACCAATTATTATTACTGGTTCTCAAATACCTATATCAGAAATTCGATCAGACGGACGACAAAATTTATTAAATTCATTATTAGTAATAGCAAAGTATCCTATTAACGAAGTCACTTTATTTTTTAATCATAAATTGTATCGCGGTAATAGAACTACTAAATCAAACGCTAACGGCTTTAATGCATTTTCATCCCCTAATATGAGTCCTTTATTAGAAGTAGGAATTAACGTTCGTTATTTATATAAAAATGAATATTCTATACAGAAAAAAAAATTAAAAGTATATAAAATTCAACCACAACCTATTAGTATTATGAGTATATATCCAGGAATTTCTGGAAAAATTTTAAAAAATTTTTTGTTATATCCAGTAAAAGCGTTAATTTTATGTACATATGGAGTAGGTAATGCTCCGCAAAATAAAGATTTTTTAAAAGAACTATACACAGCTACTAAAAAAAATATTATTATAATAAACTTAACACAATGCGTCTCTGGAAATGTGAATATGAACGGATATGCAACAGGTAATTCACTTAAAAAAATTGGAGTTATTAGTGGCCATGATTTGACAATTGAAGCAGCTTTAACTAAATTACATTTTTTACTTAGTCAAAATATTTCAATAAAACAAATTGGTATACAAATGCAAAATAACTTGCGTGGAGAATTAACAAATTATTCGAGTATTTTATAATTATATTTGACAATTTTTAAAAAATTAAAGTTTTTTAATAAAAAGAATGATGACCATGAAAATGTTGTGTTTGATCAATTACTTTTTTAATTTCAGGAAAAAAAGATAACATTTTTTTTTCAACCATTTCTTTCAAAGTAACTCCTATCATTGAACAACCGTTACATCCTCCGCTAAATTCTATTAGTGCAGTTCCATTATCAGAAATATTAATTAAATTTACTTTTCCACCATGCAATAATAATTGAGGATTAATTTCTATGTTTAAAAAATTTTTTATTTTTTCTTCTAAAGATACTTTTTTATGTAAAATATTTTTTTTAGCATATGGGGCTTTAAAGGTAAGCTGAGAATTTAATTTATCTACTATTAAATTAATTTCAGAGTCTTTTAAAAAATGAATAATAGATTTTTCGATATAAACAAAAAAATTATTATATTCTAATTTAATATCAGAATCTTCTATTTCATCAGAAGCGCAATAAGCTACTTTACATTCTGCGTTAGGCATTCCTGGATTGATAATAAAAACACGAATTTGAGTGCCCTTTGGTTCTTTAGATAAAAGTGATACAAAATAATCCTGAGCTTCATTGGAAATTTTAATTATAGTCATTAATTTAGTTTTTTATTTTAATTTAAATGGTAATTTTTAAATACATTAATTTTACTAATTAATTATTTTAAACACAAGATAATTCTGTAATTTTAGTTTAATATTTTAAAAAATACTTACAAAAATTTAAAAATGAAAAATTTTACTTGGGCTGTAAAAGGCAGCGGAAATGTTAATCTAATTATATTAAATGGATGGGGTATTAATTCTAAAATATGGTTTTTTATTATTAAAAAACTTAGTATATATTTTAAAATATATTTAATTGATCTTCCTGGCATAGGAATAAATAAAAAATTAAAACCCATTAATATTGAAAAAATTATTAAAATATTAAATTTGTACATGCCTAAAAATTCTATTTATTTAGGATGGTCACTCGGAGGATTAATTGCAACTAATTTTGCTATATTATACCCAAAAAAAATTTTAGGACTTATTAACATAGCATCTTCTCCGTATTTTATAAAGCAAAAAAATTGGCCTGGAATAGAAAAAGAAAAAATATATCATTTTTACTATAATTTGGTTAATCAATACCATCTAACAATAAGCAATTTTTTATCTTCACAAATATTACAGGAAAAAAAATATTTTCAAGATTTAGAAATATTAAAAAAAATATTATTTGAAAAAGGCGCTATTCCTAAACAAAAAACACTAAAAAAAGGATTAGAAATATTATTATCGATAGATTTAAGATCTAAAATATCTATGATCAAAATTCCATTTCTAAGAATATATGGATCTTTAGATAATTTGGTGCCTAAAAAAGTTTCAAATTTAGTTGATTTAATATGTCCTAATAGCGATTCTATTATTATAAAAAATGCTGGACACATTCCTTTTATTTCACATAGAGAAGAATTTTGCTCTATTTTATTAAAATATTTTTTTAACAAATTTTAAAATATATAAGCCCCAAATAAATGGGGCTATATTACTAACACATTCTAAAAAGGAATTTCATCATCAAAATCTATTTCTGAAGAATCAATTGTTTCCTTTTTTAACTTATATTTTTCTATATTTTTAGATGCAGGAATAGTTTCGGTGTTTTTCGTTTTTAAAATACTATTATTTTCATTGATAGAAATACTATGAGAATTAGAATTTCTATTACCTAGCATTTGCATTGTACCACCAATATTTACTATTACTTCTGTAGTATATCGATCAAGACCATTTTGGTCTTGCCATTTTCTTGTTTGAAGAGAACCTTCAATATATACTTGTGAACCTTTTCGTAAATATTCACCTGCTATTTCTGCTAATTTTCCAAACAAAACAACTCTATGCCATTCTGTTTTTTCTTTATTTTCACCTGTATTTTTGTCTTTCCAATTTTCTGAAGTTGCAATTGTCATATTTACTACTGCATTACCATTTGGCATGTATCGAACTTCTGGATCTTGACCTAAATGACCAATTAAAATTACTTTATTTACACCTCTACTTGCCATAATAAAAACTCCATTTGTAAAACTAATTAATATAAATATATTTTTAAATAGAATTTTTAATTATTCAAAGTACATAATAAATATTTAATCAATTAAATATTTTTTATTTAATACAAAAAATATATACTTAATTATAAAATTTTAAAATAATAATATTTTAATTATAATTCTTTAAAAAGTACTTAAAAAAATTAATCAATTTATATTTTAAATAGATAAAATATACATAATTTAATTAAAAATTTATTTATTAAAAAAATTTTTTAAATATGAAGCTATATAAATTATAGTTGTTTTTCTTAATATTAAATTAATTTGTTTTTTTGATAAAACAATGACATATTTTTAAAAATATATTTAGAACACTTATTTTAATTCTATCTTAAATTAGAAAAAAACTTATACAAGTATTTTATCAAAAAACAAATAAAAAATTTTACATATCTCAAAAAATCTAAATATTTATAAATACACAAAATGTGATAAAATTATATACATAAAAAATGTACATAAACTATTAAATTGAATCTGTATTAATTTGTCATATATAAAAACTTTATTATAGTATTTTAAATTCACATTGATTTTAAGATTTTCTTAAAAATTTTAATATTACTTTGTATTTAAAATATTATTCCTCTAGAAATATATTCCCCTTAAGCGAAACTATGAATTAAAATAATTTTATTATAAATAACGTATAAGATATTCTATGTCATAATTAAACAAATATTTTAAAAAATAAAAACTTAAAATATTAAAATATACAAAGTAAATTTATAAGCAAATAATTTATTATTGTAATATTAGAAATATAATTTCAAAATGATTTGATAAATAATGGTATATGCAATATATATGGGTAAAAATAAATTATATTTAAATCAAATTAATAGATTAAAAATACCTCCGCATTCAATAGAAGCAGAACAATCAGTACTAGGCGGTTTAATGTTAGACAATGAGCAGTGGGATACTGTTTCAGAACATGTAGTTGCTGATGATTTTTTTAGCAAACCACATCGTTTAATATTTCAAGAAATGCAACAATTATTAAATTCAGGACATCCAATTGATTTAATTACATTATCTGAGTCTTTAGAGCAAAAAGGAAAACTAGAAAGTGTAGGTAGATTTTCTTATTTAGCTGAATTATCAAAAAATACTCCTAGCACAGCAAATATAACTGCTTACGCCGACATAGTGAGAGAAAGAGCTATTGTAAGAGAGATGATATTAGCTGCTAATAAAATAGCAAATGCAGGATATGATACACAGGGAAGAAAAAGTGAAGAACTTTTAGATTATGCAGAATCTAGTGTTTTTAAAATAGCAGAAAAACGTTTTAAAAAAGATTCAGGACCTAAAAATATTGAAAAAGTACTTGATGAAACTATTAGTAGTATTGAAAAATTATTTTTGTCACCGAATGATGGAGTAACAGGAATAAATACAGGATATCAAGATTTAAATAAAAAAACATCAGGCTTACAACGTTCTGAACTAATAATTATTGCTGCAAGACCTTCAATGGGTAAAACAACTTTTGCTATGAATTTATGTGAAAATGCTGCTATGTTATATGATAAACCAGTCTTAATTTTTAGCTTAGAAATGCCTGGAGAACAAATTATGATGCGTATGTTATCTTCTTTATCAAGAGTTAATCAAGCACGTATCAGAACTGGAAAATTAAATGATGAAGATTGGTCTAGAATATCAGGTACAATTAATGTTTTACTCAAAAAAAAGAATATTTATATAGATGATTCTTCAGCTCTCACACCTAGTGAGGTTCGTTCAAGAGCAAGACGTATTTATCGTGAAAATAATGGTTTAACATTAATTATGGTAGATTATTTACAACTAATGCGAGTTCCTTCTTTATCAGACAATCGTACTCTTGAAATTGCTGAAATTTCAAGAACATTAAAAGCCCTTGCAAAAGAACTACAAGTTCCAGTTATTGCTTTATCACAATTAAATCGTTCTTTGGAACAACGATCAGATAAAAGACCCGTAAATTCAGATTTAAGAGAATCTGGCTCTTTAGAACAAGATGCAGATTTAATTATGTTTATATATCGAGATGAAATATATCATGAAAATAGCGATTTTAAAGGTGTAGCAGAAATAATAATTGGAAAACAAAGGAACGGTCCCATTGGAACTATAAGTTTAACTTTTAATGGACATTGGTCTAGATTCGATAATTATTATAACCCTAAATATGATTAATTAAATAAATTATAATAAAATCAAATTTTATTTGAAATTCAAACTCTACCACTATAACAAATTTTGACTAAAAATTTTATTTTAGATATAAATATGATTTTTCGTATCATTTAACTTAAATTCAAAAAATATGAATAAAAAAAAGAGATTAAAAATCGGAATAGTAATGGATCCAATTCAATTTGTTAAAATTGAAAAAGACTCAAGTTTTGCTATTTTACTTGAAGTACAAAAAAGAAACCATCAAATTTATTATATGGAAATGAATGACTTATATTTAAAAAGGGGTCGTGCATATGCAAAAACACGTTTATTAAAAATACGAAGAGAAATACATAATCATTTTAATTTTATTCAAGAACAAAATATTTTATTAAATGAATTAGATGTTATATTAATGCGTAAAGACCCACCATTTAATATGGAATTTATATATGCTACATACATTCTTGAAAGTGCAGAAAAAGAAGGTGTTTTGATTATTAATAAACCCAAAAGTTTAAGAGATTGCAATGAAAAAATATTTGCATCATTATTTAATCACTTCATACCAGATACATTAGTTACTCGAAACATATCTCAAATATACAATTTTTGGAAAAAGAATAAAGATATAATTATTAAACCTTTAGATAATATGGGTGGATCAAGTATTTTCCGTATTAAAAATAATGATTTAAATTTTTTAGTTATTGCAGAAACTATGACTAATTACGAAAAAAAATATTGTATGGTTCAAACTTATTTACCATCAGTAAAATATGGTGATAAAAGAATATTAATTGTTAATGGAACAGCTATACCTTGGTGTGTAGCAAGAATTCCTAAAAAAGGAGAAACACGAGCAAATATAGCGGCTGGAGGTATTGCTAAAATTAAAAAACTGAACAAAAAAGATTGGGAAATCGCAAACTATTTATCTCCTATTTTAAAAGAAAAAGGACTTATTTTAGTTGGATTAGATGTTATAGGAAATAAATTAACGGAAATAAATATTACAAGCCCAACATGTCTTTGTGAAATTGAGTCAAATAAAAATATTTCTATTAGCAGCATTTTAATCGATTATATTGAAAATCAAAGATATTAAATAGAGATTTTAAAGTAATGATAATTGCATTTGATTTTGGGATCAAAAATATTGGAGTTGCTATAGGTGAAAAAATTCTTAAAAAAGGAAAAGCTTTAAATAAAATAACTGTAAATAAGGGGTGTCCAAATTGGAATGATATAAAACATTTATTTAAAACATGGCAACCCAAGCATGTAGTTGTAGGACTACCACTAAATATGAACGGTACAAGACAAGATATGACAAAAAAAGCAGAAAAATTCGCTAATTTACTAAAACATAAATTTAACATTTCCGTTGAATTACACGATGAACGTTTGAGTACAAAAGAAGCTAAATCTTTAATATTCAATCAATATGGTTTTAAAATATTACAAAAAAGCAATATTCATTCTATTGCAGCTGTTATTATATTAGAAAGCTGGTTTAATCAATCCTTATTATAATTAATTACATCTAATTTAAAATATGAAAAATATTGAAAATAATATACAAACACTCAAAAAAAAAATAAAATATTTATTAAGAAATAATAGCTCTTCACTTAATAATATTAAAATAATTGCTGCGAGTAAAAATCAATCAGTTCAAAAAATAAAAATTGCTTTATCTTGTGGGATATATGAATTCGGAGAAAATTATGTTCAAGAGGGTATACATAAAATCAAACAACTTCAAAAAAATCATAATATTATTTGGCATTTTATAGGTAAGTTACAATCAAAAAAAACTAAATTAGTTGCGCAGTATTTTGATTGGTGCCAAACTATTGATCGAGAAAAGATTGCAATTTTATTAAATAAATATAGAAAAATTAAAGAAGTTCCAATTAATGTTTTAATACAAATTAATATTTCTAAAGAAAAGAATAAAAATGGTGTTTCTATAGAAGATTATCAAAAATTATCAAAAACTGTTTCTAAAATGCCTTATCTTAACTTTCGTGGAATTATGGTCATGCCTAAAAAAGAAACAATAAAATATAATAATTATAAAAATATTAATAATATCTTTAATTATTTACAAAAAAAATATAAATCAGTTGATACCCTATCACTAGGAACAAGTTTTGATATGAAAACTGCTTTAATGTACAATAGCAATATGATTAGAATTGGAAAAGATATTTTTAATTTTTAATCTTTTCTAATATATTATTTATTTTGAATACAAAAATATTATGCTCAAACTTCCACCAATTAGTTTATATATTCATATTCCTTGGTGCATTAAAAAATGTGGATATTGTGACTTTTATTCATATGTTAGTAAAAAAAGTATTCCAGAAATTAAATATATTCAACATTTACTAAAAGATTTAGAAAAAGATTTAAAATTAATAAATAAACGGAAAATAAGTAATATTTTCATTGGTGGAGGAACACCTAGTTTACTTCATCATGAATCTATTAAATATTTAATAAAAGGAATAAAAAAAAGAACAAAAATTTATCAATCTTCAGAAATTACTATAGAATCTAATCCTAAATTAAAAGAATACAAACGTTTTAGAAAATATAAAAAATCAGG
This window contains:
- the ansA gene encoding asparaginase translates to MKKKIIYIAYTGGTIGMKKSHNGYIPIAGYFQKQLMKMTEFHNSEIPNFVIKEYNPLIDSSNMSPIEWQKIADDIKKNYYKYDGFIILHGTDTMSYTASALSFILENLKKPIIITGSQIPISEIRSDGRQNLLNSLLVIAKYPINEVTLFFNHKLYRGNRTTKSNANGFNAFSSPNMSPLLEVGINVRYLYKNEYSIQKKKLKVYKIQPQPISIMSIYPGISGKILKNFLLYPVKALILCTYGVGNAPQNKDFLKELYTATKKNIIIINLTQCVSGNVNMNGYATGNSLKKIGVISGHDLTIEAALTKLHFLLSQNISIKQIGIQMQNNLRGELTNYSSIL
- a CDS encoding NfuA family Fe-S biogenesis protein → MIKISNEAQDYFVSLLSKEPKGTQIRVFIINPGMPNAECKVAYCASDEIEDSDIKLEYNNFFVYIEKSIIHFLKDSEINLIVDKLNSQLTFKAPYAKKNILHKKVSLEEKIKNFLNIEINPQLLLHGGKVNLINISDNGTALIEFSGGCNGCSMIGVTLKEMVEKKMLSFFPEIKKVIDQTQHFHGHHSFY
- the bioH gene encoding pimeloyl-ACP methyl ester esterase BioH is translated as MKNFTWAVKGSGNVNLIILNGWGINSKIWFFIIKKLSIYFKIYLIDLPGIGINKKLKPINIEKIIKILNLYMPKNSIYLGWSLGGLIATNFAILYPKKILGLINIASSPYFIKQKNWPGIEKEKIYHFYYNLVNQYHLTISNFLSSQILQEKKYFQDLEILKKILFEKGAIPKQKTLKKGLEILLSIDLRSKISMIKIPFLRIYGSLDNLVPKKVSNLVDLICPNSDSIIIKNAGHIPFISHREEFCSILLKYFFNKF
- a CDS encoding single-stranded DNA-binding protein, producing the protein MASRGVNKVILIGHLGQDPEVRYMPNGNAVVNMTIATSENWKDKNTGENKEKTEWHRVVLFGKLAEIAGEYLRKGSQVYIEGSLQTRKWQDQNGLDRYTTEVIVNIGGTMQMLGNRNSNSHSISINENNSILKTKNTETIPASKNIEKYKLKKETIDSSEIDFDDEIPF
- the dnaB gene encoding replicative DNA helicase, whose product is MVYAIYMGKNKLYLNQINRLKIPPHSIEAEQSVLGGLMLDNEQWDTVSEHVVADDFFSKPHRLIFQEMQQLLNSGHPIDLITLSESLEQKGKLESVGRFSYLAELSKNTPSTANITAYADIVRERAIVREMILAANKIANAGYDTQGRKSEELLDYAESSVFKIAEKRFKKDSGPKNIEKVLDETISSIEKLFLSPNDGVTGINTGYQDLNKKTSGLQRSELIIIAARPSMGKTTFAMNLCENAAMLYDKPVLIFSLEMPGEQIMMRMLSSLSRVNQARIRTGKLNDEDWSRISGTINVLLKKKNIYIDDSSALTPSEVRSRARRIYRENNGLTLIMVDYLQLMRVPSLSDNRTLEIAEISRTLKALAKELQVPVIALSQLNRSLEQRSDKRPVNSDLRESGSLEQDADLIMFIYRDEIYHENSDFKGVAEIIIGKQRNGPIGTISLTFNGHWSRFDNYYNPKYD
- the gshB gene encoding glutathione synthase, which produces MNKKKRLKIGIVMDPIQFVKIEKDSSFAILLEVQKRNHQIYYMEMNDLYLKRGRAYAKTRLLKIRREIHNHFNFIQEQNILLNELDVILMRKDPPFNMEFIYATYILESAEKEGVLIINKPKSLRDCNEKIFASLFNHFIPDTLVTRNISQIYNFWKKNKDIIIKPLDNMGGSSIFRIKNNDLNFLVIAETMTNYEKKYCMVQTYLPSVKYGDKRILIVNGTAIPWCVARIPKKGETRANIAAGGIAKIKKLNKKDWEIANYLSPILKEKGLILVGLDVIGNKLTEINITSPTCLCEIESNKNISISSILIDYIENQRY
- the ruvX gene encoding Holliday junction resolvase RuvX — protein: MIIAFDFGIKNIGVAIGEKILKKGKALNKITVNKGCPNWNDIKHLFKTWQPKHVVVGLPLNMNGTRQDMTKKAEKFANLLKHKFNISVELHDERLSTKEAKSLIFNQYGFKILQKSNIHSIAAVIILESWFNQSLL